AAAAAGTTATCAGATCACTAAGCTCAAATCACATGAAAGCTCCGTGAGTCCGTGACAAAGGCTCGCTGCCACGTGTTCGTCGATGGTTAGTCCACGAGTAAAGTATTTTCAGTATTTGCTCATCAGACCCCATGGTAATATGATATGTCACTTGGCCTTTATATAATAACAAGGCGCATAATATCAAttgcaaattttcattttgagcAGGCGCTGAAGAGAgtgaaaggaagaagaggtgGGAATGGAGTTTTGGCCGGAGTTTCTTGCGAGCAGCACCGGAAAAGAGTTTGTAGCAGGAGGGTTTGGAGGCACTGCCGGAATAATCTCCGGTTACCCTTTAGACACTCTCCGTGTGATGCAGCAGAACTCCTTCAACACCGCCTCCGCCTTCAGCATCCTCAGAAATGTGGTGGCCAATGAAGGACCAACAGCTCTCTACCGCGGCATGGCGGCACCTTTGGCCTCTGTTACCTTTCAGGTAagcctttttttcttttttttttttacttccatCCCTCAATTTACACTAGGTTTTTATCTGTTACTGTAAGTTTAAAGCAAACATGTTTTGCGATCAGGCTCGTCACGTGGGTGAGGGGGTACTATATCCCTTTATATCCTTCGCGTGCCAGACCACAACCAACCACTATCTTAGATTTTTGGCCTGTTCTGTAACTTTGTTTATCATTGCATGTACAATCGTTCCAGCCACCTCAATTGTAGAGACTCTgtctgaaatttatttttacattttttttaatttgtgaaatttttgaaCTTGGGAACACGATTTCTTTCGTTTTTAGGCTGATTTTAATCAAAGTTAATGATTAATATTACAATACATTgttgtttattatataaatacatgttgtgttgattgaatttgttgtttatcGTAATAGATCGTACTGTGATTGTTAGTGGTTTTCAAGGGTTTGGAGGTTTTATTTGtgaaatattcttattttattctcttgtATGTCAGGGTCCTACTCCTAACAATACTCCATGacatttatcatattatattcaTACTCAGTTATTGGAGTTCTCAAATCCTTTGGAATGTTTGTTCAAACACCCATGGGAATTCTGAAGTCCCCATTGTTTACTCAATTATTTGTTAGTGGATTGATTAACTACAAATACTGGCCCACTGAGTGATGCACGCCTAGAGGCaatattaaactatattttgGATGAGCCATCTATCAATGGCTTCTGGATTATTGAGGAATCATCAACTGATCCACCATCTGCATTCAATTATTAACTATACCACTAGCTATCTAAGTCCTATCAATGTTCGTTTTCCTTCTAAAAACTTCTAAAAAATACTAGCATTTTTTTATGAGAGATTTTGTTTACTGCATAATTGTCACAGTAAAATGTGTCATGCCAGCAATAAAGTAGCCTTTTGATGAACAAACATTTCAAACCATTTACTTTTAAGTTTACTCATTATGCCATTTACTTTTAAGTTCACTCATTATGCTCAGTGTTTTACTGAGAGAGAAAAAACCGTGAAGCAATAATCATCACTTATCTATTTATATGTCTTGGACTTCGTTAATCATGGTCGTTATGCAAAAAAATGTTCGAACATGAACTCAAATCCTTCATAAAATGTATCTATCCCAAATTGAGGTGATTGTTTTGTTGGGTGCAGAATGCTATGGTTTTCCAAATTTACGCAATTCTTTCGAGGGCATTTAGTTCGTCCGATTTGGTTAATGATCCTCCTTCTTACAAGGGTGTTGCTTTAGGAGGATTTTGTAGCGGTGCCATACAGAGTATGATACTATCCCCTGTTGAGTTAGTTAAAATTCGGCTTCAGTTGCAGAACACAAGTCAATCCATAGAAACCCGAAAAGGTCCTATGAAGGTGGCAAAAAACATATGGAGAATAGAGGGTCTTCGTGGCATGTATCGGGGACTTGGGATCACCATGCTAAGAGATGCACCGGCACATGGTCTCTACTTTTGGACATATGAATATGCAAGGGAGAAGCTTCACCCAGGTTGTAGACGAAGTTGTGAAGAGAGCCTGAATACTATGCTGGTATCAGGAGGATTAGCTGGGGTGGTGAGTTGGGTTTTGAGCTACCCTTTAGATGTTATAAAAACAAGATTGCAGGCTCAAACACTTTCTTCGCAGAAATACAGAGGCATTTTGGATTGCCTTAGGAAGAGTGTTAGAGAAGAAGGATATGAGGTGCTATGGAGGGGTTTAGGAACTGCAGTTGCTAGAGCTTTTGTGGTGAACGGTGCTATATTTTCTGCATATGAGATCACTCTCAGGTGCCTTTTTGATAAATAACAACTGAAGCATTTTACTGTAGAAACTATCAAGTTCAAGGATCTTACTGTTCAAGTTTTGATGGAGACATAACAACCACATACCATATTCGAGTAGCAGCTCTCTTCAAAATTGACATTCAGATTTTATGATTGATACTTTCTATAATTTCCATTGCCAAACAATTCATTCACATTCAGATCAAACAAACAAAGGATCTTTAAGTTAATATTTGATGGTTAGATTATTAAGCttaatatgcatatatatatatatatatatatatatatatatatatatatatatatatatatatatatatgggttttaGTAATTAGGTGGCAAGTATTTATACttagtattcaatttttttaaaatatgaaattaattaatccaatcacaaaattgtaatattttgcttataaattatattaaatttacaaatttcatttaaataaatataataatggatgatcattgcacTGTATTTTGCCaaataatagttatatattaGTAAATATTAGCACAGCTGTAATATATTGGTGGGAGGGATGGTGTATGGAATGGAGAAAAATGTATGAAATAATAACTCTTTTTATTAGGTGAGATGGCAATCGtggatataaattattttaggttATATtgacattattaatattaaataaaagtacaTAAATTTATAGATATGATCACAGAAAATGCATAAACAATAtattcaaacttttaaaataagtgTTTGGATCAAGGGATTTGTTCAGAAGATACTCTTCATAAACTCCTGTTAAGTGaaagtatttttattcataaacatGTCATATGATAATGACTTTCACTAATTTCAGTCGAAATAGTTTATAAGATTCCATTTTACTgtagttatttgttttaaactCATCTTCAATTTGTGGTATTGGATAATTAactgatttattttaatttttctgtcaTTGTTTTGGAAGCAACAAAGGTTAACTTTGTCATGTTATAAAACTCAAAATACGAAATCCCGCAAACATAacaacaccaaaattaaaaataaatatactcattttaacttaattattatttttttacttattaaacaaataatattgaaacgataatatattaaatggtgtaaaaaattcaaatacacGCATTTTTCAACttacattaaaaagaaaatgtagtataaaaaaactcaaatgttagttttaaaagaaataactctccgttaaaattgatagaaaattttaacaatttaaataagaaaatatcgCTTATCAAAATCACTAAAAAGTTTATTATACACATTAATGGAAAAGTAATAATTCGAACAAAATTTCgatattaatgaaataatttatgcTTTCAATGAAAGTCGActcaataaaaatcaaattgataaataatatgaagaaaacatatataaatttaaaaatatgaaaaattcagatttttctttctatgcaaaattcaaatctttctaatttaaaaaaaaaaattaactgttctcataacatttaaaaaatttaacttctttctaaaatttttagcTAAAGAACATATTATTAgattacaaaatatttcaaattttctttaaaatagaAGCTTCTTTTAAGtacattataaaatatcttatacgGTCGTTTAAGTGCACATTTGTATCGTATATCTCAAATTGTCCATAGTTTTTCTTTGGTTGCAATGAAAAGTCACCCTTATTGGAGTCTTTTCAACTTGAAGAAGACTATGTCCATCTACAACATACCTAACTCAAGTACAAGCTAAGATATATGTACTCAAATGCATCAAACAACACACAATCACCTACACTTACTCAAATTCAAccagataaataaaaaataaactctgataaaaatgattaaaattaataatttaaaaaacttaaataacgaaaactgaataaaaaataagcaaaaggatttaaaaggtaaaattttgcatattcaaaataacttttagaaattatttCGGGTAGGGGTTGGAGTTTCTTACTCAAAGTATTTCAAGTTGTCTCGAAGGCCGAATGGCTCCTAACACTCCTTCATCCTCCAAGTTACGTTGTTCGTTCTTTCTCTGTATTGTCAAACCTGCATGAGTGTGTACATGTTAAAAACACTCCCATATTCAAGTTAATAATATAACCGAACAGTTAACTAAGCAAGTGATGCACATAATGTGCATCGTGATGGTAAAATCATACTTAGaacatttatttatactagttatAATGAGTTTTTACTTTTCACTAACCTAATGACAATTCAATCACACCTTAATCTGCATTAAGATTTTGAtgaattattatcatttataatctGGATAGTCGGTTTGTTGATGTCCAGGAGACCGTAAAGTACATAAACATAGCGAGTCGAACGAGTCGTAGAACAATGATGGAGTTGGTGACTCTCATGCATTACCATTCGTTGGTTCATTGAAACTGTCTTTGAATAAGTACCATCTCTCATTCCCTTCACTTCAGGGAACATTTTGCTGAATAAgctaaaaattcaattaaaaaaacagtgaaaaagCAAAGAGG
This DNA window, taken from Vigna radiata var. radiata cultivar VC1973A chromosome 5, Vradiata_ver6, whole genome shotgun sequence, encodes the following:
- the LOC106761487 gene encoding mitochondrial arginine transporter BAC2, producing the protein MEFWPEFLASSTGKEFVAGGFGGTAGIISGYPLDTLRVMQQNSFNTASAFSILRNVVANEGPTALYRGMAAPLASVTFQNAMVFQIYAILSRAFSSSDLVNDPPSYKGVALGGFCSGAIQSMILSPVELVKIRLQLQNTSQSIETRKGPMKVAKNIWRIEGLRGMYRGLGITMLRDAPAHGLYFWTYEYAREKLHPGCRRSCEESLNTMLVSGGLAGVVSWVLSYPLDVIKTRLQAQTLSSQKYRGILDCLRKSVREEGYEVLWRGLGTAVARAFVVNGAIFSAYEITLRCLFDK